In Micromonospora inyonensis, the genomic window CCGATCCCGCATGGCGTCGCACCATCTCAGCCTTTGCCGGTCAGCTCTCTCAGATGGGTCAGCAATTCGGCAAGAGGCGCCCCGTGAACGTCTTCAGGATCACTGTCCACCAAGGGCATGAGACCACAGGACCGGAAGAAGGCCACTCGCTTGAAAACGTCGCCATCGCTCTGGTCAGGCGACATGGCGACGAAGGAGCATCCTGCCATGGCTGCCTGCTCGGCAAAGCAGCGTAGCAGGGCTGTGCCGACGCCTTTCCGCTGCGCGTCGGGGCGGACACCAATCAGGTAGATCCACGCGTGCGGCAAGGGATGGCCGGGCTGCTCGATGCGCTCGTCATAAGTTGAGTCGAAGCGGCCCTCGACCAGGCCAAGAACCTCGTCCCCGTCGACGGCCACCCAGCTCGGCAGGGACGGTTCAGGGCCTCCCTCGGCGGCATACTGGTAGTCCCAGCCTTCCTGATCGTGGCCCATGCCGTAGAGGATGTCCGCCATCTGTCGGTAGTCGCCGGGCTTGGACCTGCGTAGCAGCATCAGACCAGGGTAGGTGCGGCGCGCCACCCCTCATCAGCGACGTCGCCGTGTGGGTCTGCTCGACCGCGTCACCATCCGACCGATCAGCGACTGCGAGGAAGGCAAGCCATCCGGCGGATGATCATCTGCGGTCCCGTCCTGCCCGTTACCCCTACCTCGGAAAGCTCTTGATCGCGACCCAGAAGCTTCCCGTTCCCGGCGCAGCGACGACTACGGCTATCGTACGACGGGTGTTCGGGCAGACCGGTGCCGCCATGCTGCTGCCCTGGCTGCTCGCCTGCCGTGCCCATGGACCGGTGATCCTCGCCGGCCGCAAGTCGACCCGGGGCCGTGGCCACCGTCGACCTGTGCCCCGTCACCGGCTGGGCACGGCTGTCCTACCGGCGCGCCGCCGAGATCTTCGAGCACGCCACCCGACCCCTCGCCGGCCCGGTCGATCGGACGCAGGGCTGCACGCTGCACCAGCTGCGCCACGCGATGCTCACCCATGAAGCCGAGAACGGAACCCACACCGTCATCCAGCTCGCCCGTTCCCGACACGCCTCCGTCCGCTCTCTTGAGCGCTACGCCCGGCCTGGCCCGGAAGCCGTCGCCGCGCACTTCGCCGCGACCGACCCGGCCGCCCGCCGCCGGACGTGGCAGGGCCGGTGACATGGCGTTCGCGGCGATCCACCCTGAGGCCGGCCGCATTGACGCCACCCTGCCCGACCTCGGTCGCGGGCTGACTTGGGACCAGGTGCACAAGACCCGGCCCCGGGTCGCGCTGCGCTGCGCTGAGTGCGGCCACGGAGTGCACGCCAAGGTGTCCGCCCGCAAGCTGCGGTACTTCGCCCACGACCCCGGTCGGCCCGCCGACTGCGCCTGGCTGAACGAGTCCCTGGAGCATCACCTGCTCAAGTTGGAACTCGCGACCGCGATCCGCGCCGCCGTCTGGCACGCCGAACTGGAGGTCCGTGCCCCCGACGGCACCTGGCGCGCCGACGTGCTCGCCTCATCCCACGACGGCACCCAGCGTGTCGTTTGGGAGGCCCAGCTGTCACCCATTACCGCCGAGGACGTCCAGGAGCGCACCGAGCGGTACTGGGCCGAAGGCATCGACGTGTGCTGGGTCAGCCCCGGCGGGAAAGCGCCCTGGATCGGCGACGTGCCGTCGATCCGGGTCCAAGAGCCGCGCGATCACCGGCCCGTGGACCGTCGCCGACGGGCCCGCCGCCTTCTACTTCAAGCACAACACCTGGGTCGCCGTCGAAGACGTGCAACTGACCGCCTTCATCCGTTGGGTCCTGCACGGGCAGACGATTCCCCACTGGGTCCGCCCCCGGTACCGGCGGATCTGGTACCCCACCAGCGAGAGTCACCGCCGCCGGAACCTGATCTGGACCACCAGCCGACACGTCGACACCGAGACCCGGCACGAGGCGATGCGGCAACGGCAGGACGAGCGCAAACGCCAACGGGAAGAGCAAGAACGCCGAGCCGAGCAACAACGCCAGGCCGAAGCAGAGGCCCGCCGGCAGGAAGAAGAACGCCAACGCGAGGCCCAACGGCAAGAACAGGAACGGCAGCGCCAGATCCGAGCAGCAGGAGAGGCCGCCCGCTGGGCAGAACAGCGGCGGCAGTGGGAGATCGAAGCCGAGCAGGCCCGGCAGCGGCGTGAAGCCGAGGAACGACGGCGCCAGGAGCAGGCCCGCGCCGCCGAGGAACAACGGCTGCGGCAGGAGCGTGAGGAAGAGTTAGCCGCAGGCCGGTGGTGGACGGGGCTGTCGTCTGTGCAGATTGGCCAGCTGCGTGACGCCGTGGCCGAGCCGCTATGGGGGAGAGAGGCAACTGGCGTCGAGTTCGACCCCTTGGGCGTCACCGTCGACAGCGCCTACGGCATCGCCATCTACGTCCGCCGCCGGCTACACGGCGTCCTCCGTCCCAGCCCCGCCTCGCTGGGGAGGCTCCCGCCCGTGGTGCCTGTCTACGTCCGCAACGCCCGCGAAGCCCACGAACTCGTCAGCACTGGCAACATCGATCCCGCCCGCGTCGTGCACTTCGACCTCCCCGACCACGAACAGATGTCGCTCATGTGACCCGTCACCAGCGGCTGCCGCGAGAAGGGACAACCAACGAGTGCGGCCGGTGTGCCCCGGCCATCGGAGGCGCCCGCAAGAAGGGTGTTTGTGGCCTTCGCCGTGATCGCGATGGTATTGGTCTTCGGCCTGCGCTGGTCGGTCCTGCGGTTGCTCGGGGTCGGGTGCTGACCGAGGGCGGGATCGGAGATCCTGGTGTACGTGTCGACAT contains:
- a CDS encoding GNAT family N-acetyltransferase; translated protein: MLLRRSKPGDYRQMADILYGMGHDQEGWDYQYAAEGGPEPSLPSWVAVDGDEVLGLVEGRFDSTYDERIEQPGHPLPHAWIYLIGVRPDAQRKGVGTALLRCFAEQAAMAGCSFVAMSPDQSDGDVFKRVAFFRSCGLMPLVDSDPEDVHGAPLAELLTHLRELTGKG